In one Mucilaginibacter ginsenosidivorax genomic region, the following are encoded:
- the leuC gene encoding 3-isopropylmalate dehydratase large subunit, with amino-acid sequence MGQTLFDKIWDAHVVSSNEGFPDILYIDTHFIHEVTSPQAFDGLRTRGLPVFRPKQTVATADHNVPTIDQHLPIKEELSRYQVDMLTKNCAEFGIELYGLGHPFQGIVHVIGPELGITRPGGTYVCGDSHTSTHGAFGAIAFGIGTSQVEQVMATQCLLQSRPKRMKIEVNGKLQKGVGAKDIILYIISKISAAGGTGYAVEYAGDTIRALSMEGRMTICNMSIEMGARCGLIAPDDTTIEYVKGREFAPKGEEWDKAVAYWKTLYSDEDALFDEVLSFKAEDIEPMITYGTNPGMGIGVTQHVPETASFEAKEQGSYKKALDYMGLHDDEQLLGKPIDYVFIGSCTNSRIEDLRQVAEFVKGKHKADNVTVWVVPGSKQVQEQAIREGLDKIFNEAGFPLREPGCSACLGMNEDKIPAGKYCVSTSNRNFEGRQGPNSRTFLASPLTAAASAITGKVTDIRSFLSESVV; translated from the coding sequence ATGGGACAAACATTATTTGATAAAATTTGGGATGCGCACGTCGTCAGTAGCAACGAGGGTTTTCCGGATATTTTATACATCGACACACACTTCATACACGAGGTAACCAGTCCGCAGGCATTTGATGGTTTGCGTACACGGGGGTTACCGGTTTTCAGGCCAAAACAAACCGTGGCCACTGCCGATCATAACGTTCCTACAATTGATCAGCACCTCCCGATAAAAGAAGAACTTTCCCGTTACCAGGTTGATATGCTCACCAAAAACTGTGCAGAATTTGGTATCGAGCTTTATGGTTTAGGTCATCCTTTCCAGGGTATTGTGCACGTAATTGGGCCCGAGCTGGGTATTACCCGTCCCGGTGGTACTTATGTTTGCGGCGATAGCCATACTTCAACCCACGGCGCCTTTGGTGCCATAGCGTTTGGTATAGGTACCTCGCAGGTTGAGCAGGTAATGGCCACCCAGTGTTTACTGCAATCGCGCCCAAAACGCATGAAAATTGAAGTAAACGGCAAGTTGCAAAAAGGTGTTGGCGCTAAAGATATTATCCTGTACATCATTTCAAAGATCTCGGCCGCAGGCGGTACAGGTTATGCTGTGGAGTATGCAGGCGATACCATCCGCGCGTTGAGTATGGAAGGCCGCATGACCATCTGTAACATGAGCATTGAGATGGGTGCCCGTTGCGGATTGATAGCCCCCGATGATACAACTATTGAATATGTAAAAGGCCGCGAATTTGCCCCTAAAGGCGAAGAGTGGGACAAAGCAGTAGCTTACTGGAAAACTTTATACTCTGACGAAGATGCTCTGTTTGATGAAGTATTATCCTTTAAAGCCGAAGATATTGAGCCAATGATTACCTACGGAACAAACCCCGGTATGGGCATTGGCGTTACACAACACGTTCCCGAAACGGCTTCATTTGAGGCAAAAGAACAGGGATCATACAAAAAAGCCCTTGATTACATGGGCCTGCATGATGATGAACAATTATTAGGCAAACCTATTGATTATGTGTTCATCGGCAGCTGCACCAACTCGCGCATAGAAGACCTGCGCCAGGTGGCCGAATTTGTAAAAGGCAAACACAAGGCAGATAACGTTACCGTATGGGTAGTTCCAGGCTCTAAACAAGTACAGGAACAAGCTATCCGCGAAGGACTGGATAAAATATTTAACGAGGCCGGCTTCCCGCTCCGCGAACCAGGCTGCAGCGCATGTTTAGGCATGAACGAAGACAAGATCCCGGCAGGTAAATACTGCGTATCCACCTCAAACCGTAACTTCGAAGGAAGACAAGGGCCAAACAGCCGTACCTTTCTGGCCAGCCCGCTCACAGCGGCAGCAAGTGCAATTACGGGGAAGGTGACGGATATAAGGAGCTTTTTGTCTGAATCAGTTGTCTGA
- the ilvC gene encoding ketol-acid reductoisomerase, translating into MAKLNFGGTEENVVTRDEFPLSKAQEVLKDEVVAVIGYGVQGPGQALNQKDNGINVIVGQRKGTKTWDKAVSDGFVPGETLFEIEEALQRGTVICYLLSDAAQIALWPTVKKHLTPGKALYFSHGFGITFNEQTGIVPPADVDVFLVAPKGSGTSLRRMFLQGRGLNSSYAIFQDATGKAFERVISLGIAVGSGYLFETNFKKEVYSDLTGERGTLMGCIQGIFAAQYEVLRSNGHTPSEAFNETVEELTQSLMPLVAENGMDWMYANCSTTAQRGALDWWKKFRDATKPVFEDLYKSVATGFESQRSIDSNSQPDYREKLDAELKELRESELWQAGKTVRSLRPENQVVEA; encoded by the coding sequence ATGGCAAAATTAAATTTCGGCGGTACCGAAGAAAATGTGGTTACCCGCGATGAGTTCCCTTTATCAAAAGCTCAGGAAGTACTAAAAGATGAAGTTGTAGCAGTAATTGGCTATGGCGTTCAAGGTCCGGGCCAGGCGCTAAACCAAAAAGACAATGGCATCAACGTTATTGTTGGTCAGCGTAAAGGCACCAAAACCTGGGACAAAGCTGTAAGCGATGGCTTTGTACCGGGCGAAACCCTTTTTGAAATTGAAGAGGCTTTACAAAGAGGAACAGTAATTTGCTACTTATTAAGCGATGCTGCCCAGATAGCTTTATGGCCAACTGTAAAAAAACACCTTACTCCGGGTAAAGCGTTATACTTCTCTCACGGGTTTGGTATCACTTTTAACGAGCAGACAGGCATCGTTCCTCCTGCCGATGTTGACGTATTTTTGGTTGCTCCTAAAGGTTCGGGTACTTCATTACGCCGTATGTTCCTGCAAGGCCGTGGTTTAAACTCAAGCTACGCAATCTTCCAGGATGCTACAGGTAAAGCGTTTGAGCGTGTAATTTCATTAGGTATTGCTGTTGGTAGCGGTTACTTATTTGAAACCAACTTCAAAAAAGAAGTATACAGCGATTTAACCGGCGAGCGTGGTACGCTGATGGGCTGTATCCAGGGTATCTTCGCTGCTCAGTACGAAGTATTGCGTAGCAATGGCCACACGCCATCTGAAGCTTTCAACGAAACAGTTGAAGAGTTAACCCAATCATTAATGCCTTTAGTTGCAGAAAATGGTATGGATTGGATGTATGCAAACTGCTCAACTACAGCACAACGTGGTGCTTTAGATTGGTGGAAAAAATTCCGTGACGCTACTAAACCAGTATTTGAAGACCTGTACAAAAGCGTTGCAACCGGTTTTGAATCACAACGTTCTATCGATTCAAACAGCCAGCCTGATTACCGCGAGAAATTGGATGCCGAACTGAAAGAATTACGCGAAAGCGAATTATGGCAAGCCGGTAAAACCGTACGCAGCTTACGCCCTGAAAACCAGGTTGTAGAAGCATAA
- the ilvN gene encoding acetolactate synthase small subunit: MTQDTEKQEFNITVYTENQIGLLNRIAIIFTRRKINIDSLNTSPSEIESIHRFNIVITESEDVVRKLTRQIEKQVEVLKCYYHTNEDVIWQEMALYKVSTDVIAEKVSVERLLRENGARAVVIRKDYTVFETTGHREETDNLISILQPYGLIEFVRSARVAIIKDSDGFNRKLREFERLEPGEDVIENEYLNQGQKVFTM, translated from the coding sequence ATGACCCAGGATACAGAAAAACAGGAATTTAATATCACGGTTTATACAGAAAACCAGATTGGTTTATTAAACCGGATAGCTATTATATTTACGCGCCGTAAAATCAATATTGATAGTTTGAATACTTCTCCATCTGAGATTGAAAGCATTCACCGCTTCAATATTGTGATCACCGAATCGGAAGATGTGGTACGCAAGCTTACCCGCCAGATAGAAAAACAGGTTGAGGTATTAAAATGCTATTATCATACCAACGAAGATGTGATTTGGCAGGAAATGGCGTTATATAAAGTATCGACAGACGTAATTGCAGAAAAGGTAAGCGTTGAGCGCTTGTTGCGCGAAAATGGCGCCCGCGCGGTAGTGATCCGTAAAGATTACACCGTGTTTGAAACCACCGGTCACCGCGAAGAAACAGATAACCTGATCAGTATTTTACAGCCATACGGCCTGATTGAATTTGTACGCAGCGCCCGTGTTGCAATTATTAAAGATAGTGACGGATTTAACCGTAAATTGCGCGAGTTTGAACGCCTTGAACCGGGCGAAGACGTTATTGAGAACGAATATTTAAACCAGGGACAAAAAGTATTTACGATGTAA
- the ilvB gene encoding biosynthetic-type acetolactate synthase large subunit, whose translation MEAIQEVLTETKPTETIVEVSGSVALLEALIVEGVDTIFGYPGGAIMPIYDALFDYNDKLNHILVRHEQGGIHAGQGYARTSGKVGVVFATSGPGATNLVTGLADAQIDSTPLVCITGQVFAHLLGTDAFQETDVINITTPVTKWNYQVTDANEIPEVIAKAFYIAKSGRPGPVLIDITKNAQIQLFNYKGYTPCNHIRSYRPKPIVRPQYIQEAAALINQAKKPFILFGQGVILGSAEQEFKTFVEKSGIPAAWTVLGAGAIPTDHPLNVGMLGMHGNYGPNVLTNECDVLIAIGMRFDDRVTGRLDKYAKQAKVVHLDIDPAEIDKNVKSTVPVWGDCKETLPLLTALVDEKQHTEWLAKFNDYTRQEVEQVIEKELNPTTAEMTMGEVIKQLNEITKGEAVIVTDVGQHQMVACRYAQFNNTRSNVTSGGLGTMGFALPAAIGAKFGAQDRTVVAIIGDGGFQMTCQELGTIMQSGIDVKIIILNNRFLGMVRQWQELFNSRRYSFVDIQSPDFVALAAAYRIPGKVIDDRKDLPSALNEMLSNKGSFLLEVMVTKENNVFPMVPQGCSVSEIRLK comes from the coding sequence ATGGAAGCTATACAAGAAGTACTTACTGAAACAAAACCTACAGAAACCATTGTTGAAGTTTCAGGATCGGTAGCATTATTGGAGGCATTGATTGTTGAAGGTGTTGATACCATCTTCGGCTATCCGGGTGGTGCAATTATGCCCATTTATGATGCTTTGTTTGATTACAATGATAAGCTGAACCATATCCTGGTCCGCCATGAGCAGGGGGGGATACATGCGGGGCAGGGTTATGCGCGTACATCCGGTAAAGTGGGTGTTGTGTTTGCAACCAGCGGCCCCGGTGCAACTAACCTGGTAACAGGCCTGGCCGATGCCCAAATTGATAGCACACCATTGGTATGTATCACCGGCCAGGTTTTCGCGCACCTTTTAGGTACCGATGCTTTCCAGGAAACCGATGTAATTAACATTACTACCCCGGTAACCAAATGGAACTACCAGGTAACTGATGCTAACGAGATTCCTGAAGTGATTGCCAAGGCATTTTACATTGCCAAAAGCGGCCGCCCCGGACCGGTATTGATCGATATTACAAAAAACGCGCAGATCCAGTTATTTAACTATAAAGGTTATACACCCTGCAATCATATCCGCAGCTACAGGCCAAAGCCAATAGTTAGGCCGCAGTATATACAGGAAGCCGCTGCCTTAATTAACCAGGCTAAAAAACCTTTTATCCTTTTTGGGCAAGGCGTAATTTTGGGCAGTGCCGAGCAGGAGTTTAAGACTTTTGTTGAAAAAAGCGGTATTCCTGCAGCGTGGACTGTTTTAGGAGCTGGTGCCATCCCTACAGATCACCCTTTAAATGTGGGTATGCTGGGCATGCACGGTAACTACGGCCCCAACGTATTAACTAACGAATGCGATGTGTTAATTGCCATAGGTATGCGTTTTGACGACCGGGTAACCGGCCGCCTTGATAAATATGCCAAACAGGCAAAAGTTGTGCACCTGGATATCGACCCGGCCGAGATTGACAAAAACGTAAAATCGACCGTACCTGTTTGGGGCGATTGTAAAGAAACCTTGCCCTTGCTTACTGCCCTGGTTGATGAAAAACAACATACCGAATGGCTGGCAAAATTTAATGATTACACCCGCCAGGAGGTAGAACAGGTAATTGAAAAAGAACTTAACCCAACTACGGCCGAAATGACCATGGGCGAGGTTATTAAACAATTAAATGAAATAACTAAAGGTGAAGCCGTAATTGTTACCGACGTTGGCCAGCACCAGATGGTGGCTTGCCGTTACGCGCAGTTTAACAACACCCGCAGCAACGTTACCAGCGGCGGCCTTGGTACTATGGGCTTTGCATTACCGGCCGCTATAGGCGCTAAATTTGGCGCTCAGGACCGTACCGTAGTAGCTATTATTGGCGATGGCGGTTTCCAGATGACCTGCCAGGAATTGGGTACTATTATGCAAAGCGGCATCGATGTAAAAATCATCATCCTGAATAACCGTTTCCTGGGTATGGTAAGGCAATGGCAGGAATTGTTTAACTCGCGCCGTTACTCGTTTGTTGACATCCAAAGCCCCGATTTTGTGGCCCTTGCAGCAGCGTACCGAATCCCCGGTAAAGTAATTGACGACCGTAAGGATCTTCCATCGGCATTAAATGAAATGCTGAGCAACAAAGGGTCATTCCTTTTAGAAGTAATGGTTACCAAAGAGAATAACGTATTCCCGATGGTACCGCAAGGTTGCAGTGTAAGCGAGATCAGGTTAAAATAA
- the ilvD gene encoding dihydroxy-acid dehydratase produces the protein MSSSSDTTAAIELNKYSKTFTQDPTQPAAQAMLYGIGLTDDDMRKAQVGVASMGYDGNTCNMHLNDLAKIVKQGIWDEDMVGLIFHTIGVSDGMSNGTEGMRYSLVSRDIIADSIEAVTGAQYYDGLITLPGCDKNMPGSVMAMGRLNRPSIMVYGGTIKPGHWKGEDLNIVSAFEALGKRMAGTIEDVDFMGIIKNACPSAGACGGIYTANTMAAAIEALGMSLPYSSSNPALSEDKKAECLAAGKAIKILLEKDIKPSDIMTREAFENAMVIIMVLGGSTNAVLHLIAMAKSVDVKLTQDDFQTVSNRIPVLADMKPSGKYMMEDLHNIGGVPAVMKYCLAQGWLHGDCLTVTGKTITENLADVPELEFDTQKIIWPVEKPVKATGHLQILYGNIAEGGSVAKITGKEGTHFEGPARVFDGEFELIHGIQSGRVKKGDVVVIRNVGPKGAPGMPEMLKPTSAIFGAGLGSSVALITDGRFSGGTHGFVVGHITPEAFDGGAIGLINDDDKIIIDATTNTINVILSDEEMAARKAAWKQPALKATKGLLYRYAKTVSSAAEGCVTDEMP, from the coding sequence ATGAGTTCATCATCAGATACTACAGCGGCTATAGAATTGAATAAGTATAGCAAAACTTTTACCCAGGATCCAACACAGCCGGCCGCCCAGGCCATGCTTTATGGTATTGGGTTAACAGACGATGATATGCGCAAAGCCCAGGTTGGTGTGGCAAGTATGGGTTACGATGGTAACACTTGTAACATGCACCTGAACGATTTGGCTAAGATAGTTAAACAAGGTATCTGGGATGAGGATATGGTAGGCCTTATATTCCATACCATTGGTGTAAGTGATGGCATGAGTAATGGTACCGAAGGTATGCGCTACTCGTTAGTGAGCCGCGATATTATCGCCGATTCTATTGAAGCAGTTACAGGCGCACAGTATTATGATGGTTTAATTACTTTGCCTGGTTGCGATAAAAACATGCCAGGCTCTGTTATGGCTATGGGGCGTTTAAACCGCCCGTCAATTATGGTATATGGCGGTACTATTAAACCAGGCCATTGGAAAGGCGAAGATCTGAACATTGTATCGGCATTTGAGGCTTTAGGCAAAAGGATGGCCGGTACTATTGAGGATGTTGATTTTATGGGCATCATTAAAAATGCCTGCCCAAGCGCGGGCGCATGCGGTGGTATTTATACAGCTAATACAATGGCCGCAGCTATTGAAGCTTTAGGAATGAGTTTGCCTTACTCATCATCAAACCCGGCATTAAGCGAAGATAAAAAAGCGGAGTGCCTGGCAGCAGGCAAGGCTATCAAAATATTGCTGGAGAAAGACATCAAACCATCAGACATCATGACCCGCGAGGCATTTGAAAATGCGATGGTGATTATTATGGTATTGGGCGGCTCAACCAATGCAGTATTGCACCTGATTGCGATGGCCAAAAGTGTTGATGTTAAATTAACCCAGGACGATTTCCAAACAGTAAGTAACCGTATCCCGGTATTGGCCGATATGAAACCAAGCGGTAAATACATGATGGAAGATTTGCACAACATTGGCGGTGTGCCGGCTGTAATGAAATACTGTTTGGCGCAAGGCTGGTTACATGGCGATTGCCTTACTGTTACCGGTAAAACAATTACCGAAAACCTGGCAGATGTGCCCGAACTGGAGTTTGATACACAAAAAATTATATGGCCGGTTGAAAAACCTGTTAAAGCTACCGGTCACTTACAGATACTTTACGGCAATATTGCCGAGGGTGGCAGCGTAGCCAAAATTACCGGTAAAGAGGGTACCCATTTTGAAGGCCCTGCCCGCGTGTTTGATGGCGAGTTTGAACTGATACATGGCATACAAAGCGGCCGAGTCAAAAAAGGTGATGTGGTGGTTATCCGCAACGTAGGCCCTAAAGGCGCGCCCGGTATGCCCGAAATGCTTAAGCCAACATCGGCCATTTTTGGTGCAGGTTTAGGCAGCTCGGTAGCATTAATTACCGACGGGCGCTTTAGCGGCGGCACACACGGTTTTGTGGTGGGCCACATCACCCCCGAAGCTTTTGACGGGGGCGCCATCGGCTTAATTAACGACGATGATAAAATTATTATTGATGCAACAACAAATACCATCAATGTAATACTATCCGACGAAGAAATGGCAGCACGTAAAGCCGCCTGGAAACAGCCCGCTTTAAAAGCAACCAAAGGTTTATTATACCGTTACGCCAAAACAGTTAGCTCGGCTGCTGAAGGTTGCGTAACAGACGAAATGCCTTAA
- the atpC gene encoding ATP synthase F1 subunit epsilon gives MTLEILTPDKKIYEGEATSVTVPGTLGLFEILNHHAPIISTLQDGKLVVRGGNAGKEEVFFIKGGVVEALNNKVIILAEGILHK, from the coding sequence ATGACTTTAGAAATTCTTACTCCCGATAAAAAGATCTACGAGGGCGAAGCCACATCGGTTACCGTACCTGGTACCTTGGGATTATTTGAAATATTAAACCACCATGCGCCTATCATATCAACCTTACAGGATGGTAAACTGGTTGTACGTGGAGGCAACGCCGGTAAAGAAGAAGTGTTTTTTATCAAAGGCGGCGTAGTTGAAGCATTAAATAATAAGGTCATTATTTTAGCCGAAGGAATTCTGCATAAATAA
- the atpD gene encoding F0F1 ATP synthase subunit beta: MPNIGKISRIIGPVVDVSFADDAHLPKIYDALEITKDNGQKIILEVQQHLGEDRVRAIAMDSTDGLLRGMKVLDLESAIKMPIGENIKGRVFNVVGDAIDGIPDLDKTNGRPIHNTPPRFEDLSTETEVLFTGIKVIDLLEPYVKGGKIGLFGGAGVGKTVLIQELINNIAKAYAGLSVFAGVGERTREGNDLLREMLEAGIIKYGDAFMHSMEEGGWDLSKVDTEMMKDSKATFVFGQMNEPPGARARVALSGLTIAEYFRDGDEDGKGRDILFFIDNIFRFTQAGSEVSALLGRMPSAVGYQPTLATEMGTMQERITSTKRGSITSVQAVYVPADDLTDPAPATTFAHLDATTVLSRKIAELGIYPAVDPLDSTSRILSPAILGDEHYNTAQRVKETLQRYKELQDIIAILGMDELSEEDKLVVSRARRVQRFLSQPFHVAEQFTGLKGVLVDIKDTIKGFNMIMDGEVDEYPEGAFNLVGSIEDAIEKGKKLLAEANN; encoded by the coding sequence ATGCCAAACATTGGAAAAATATCACGGATCATCGGTCCGGTAGTTGACGTAAGTTTCGCTGATGACGCTCATCTCCCTAAAATTTATGACGCGTTAGAGATCACGAAAGATAATGGCCAAAAAATCATTTTAGAAGTTCAGCAGCATTTAGGTGAAGATCGTGTACGCGCGATTGCGATGGATTCAACAGACGGATTGCTACGCGGCATGAAAGTTTTGGATTTGGAATCGGCTATCAAAATGCCAATTGGCGAAAACATTAAAGGCCGTGTATTTAACGTAGTAGGCGATGCTATCGATGGTATACCTGATCTTGACAAAACCAATGGCCGCCCTATCCACAATACCCCTCCACGTTTCGAGGATTTATCTACCGAAACTGAAGTATTGTTTACCGGTATCAAAGTAATTGATTTGCTAGAGCCTTATGTAAAAGGTGGTAAAATTGGTTTGTTTGGTGGTGCCGGTGTAGGTAAAACAGTATTAATTCAGGAGCTTATCAACAACATCGCGAAAGCTTATGCAGGTTTATCTGTATTTGCAGGTGTTGGCGAGCGTACACGTGAAGGTAATGACCTTTTGCGCGAGATGCTTGAAGCAGGCATTATAAAATATGGTGATGCATTTATGCATTCAATGGAAGAAGGTGGCTGGGATCTATCTAAAGTAGATACCGAAATGATGAAAGATTCAAAAGCAACCTTCGTGTTCGGTCAAATGAACGAGCCTCCTGGTGCACGTGCACGTGTAGCTTTATCAGGCTTAACTATTGCCGAGTATTTCCGCGATGGTGATGAGGATGGCAAAGGTCGCGATATCCTTTTCTTTATCGACAACATTTTCCGCTTTACACAAGCAGGTTCTGAAGTATCAGCGTTATTAGGTCGTATGCCATCTGCGGTAGGTTACCAGCCAACACTGGCAACAGAGATGGGTACCATGCAAGAGCGTATTACTTCAACCAAACGTGGTTCAATTACATCTGTACAGGCCGTTTACGTACCTGCGGATGACTTGACCGACCCTGCACCGGCAACAACATTTGCCCACTTAGATGCAACAACCGTACTTTCACGTAAAATTGCAGAGCTTGGTATTTACCCTGCTGTGGATCCATTGGATTCTACATCACGTATCCTTAGCCCGGCTATTTTGGGTGATGAGCATTACAATACTGCTCAACGCGTTAAAGAAACCCTGCAACGTTACAAAGAGCTCCAGGATATCATCGCCATCCTGGGTATGGACGAATTATCTGAAGAAGATAAACTGGTTGTATCACGCGCACGCCGTGTTCAGCGTTTCCTTTCTCAGCCGTTCCACGTTGCCGAGCAGTTCACCGGTTTAAAAGGTGTATTGGTTGACATTAAAGATACCATCAAAGGTTTCAACATGATCATGGACGGCGAAGTTGATGAGTACCCAGAAGGTGCATTCAACTTAGTTGGTAGCATTGAAGATGCCATTGAAAAAGGCAAAAAATTATTGGCAGAAGCTAATAACTAA
- a CDS encoding SGNH/GDSL hydrolase family protein: MRLAGVLFFSALLFFSACKLDTTIGPEKKAETSGSTPTTNTGFYSRYIAIGDSQTAGYTNDGLYNWGIYNSFPNIFAGSLEGSGLKTFNQPLFSIAQMNGTGFMELKGTDANGQPLIVRDTLKTAIRGSINISGSGTMQLLSKFTGDNDNFGVAGLKVADISNTQTGNTNRYFERLLPLNAPANNTSYVDFITSKPFGFFTLNLGTNDVFGYAAGGGVKPLALTDKTTFNTSYTLLVNKLTANGAKGVLTTIPDVSALPFFTATKLADILTKAKVISPTFDKLYIEAKQSIDVGQDGYEVRAATSADLLLLSLNVSQIGKQVSTTHGAQYYGLSPYAPIENKWILDVNEKTIASDYITAYNTSIRTLASTKALALFDAYAFFNDVKKGTTVQGISVSSNYLTGGLFSLDGVHLSPRGNAILANMYVAVTNAKYGTTLKEAKLSDYSAN; this comes from the coding sequence ATGAGATTAGCGGGGGTTTTATTTTTTTCGGCATTGCTGTTTTTTTCGGCATGCAAACTTGACACCACAATTGGCCCGGAAAAAAAGGCAGAGACAAGCGGAAGCACGCCGACTACCAATACCGGCTTTTACAGCCGTTACATCGCCATAGGCGATTCACAAACTGCCGGTTATACCAACGACGGCTTATATAATTGGGGAATTTACAACTCTTTCCCTAATATTTTTGCAGGCAGCCTGGAAGGTTCGGGCCTAAAAACATTTAATCAGCCGTTGTTTAGCATAGCCCAGATGAATGGCACCGGCTTTATGGAGCTAAAAGGGACCGACGCCAACGGCCAGCCTTTAATTGTAAGAGATACTTTAAAAACTGCTATTCGGGGAAGTATTAATATAAGTGGCTCGGGCACCATGCAATTACTTAGTAAGTTCACCGGCGATAATGACAATTTTGGCGTAGCCGGGTTAAAAGTAGCCGATATAAGCAATACACAAACCGGCAACACAAACCGGTATTTTGAAAGATTGCTGCCACTTAACGCTCCTGCAAATAACACCAGTTATGTTGATTTTATTACCAGTAAGCCATTCGGGTTTTTCACCCTTAATTTGGGCACCAATGATGTTTTTGGTTATGCCGCAGGCGGCGGGGTAAAACCATTGGCCTTAACAGACAAAACAACGTTTAATACATCATATACCCTGCTGGTTAACAAATTAACAGCCAATGGGGCAAAGGGTGTTTTAACTACCATTCCGGACGTAAGCGCCCTACCTTTTTTTACAGCAACAAAGCTGGCCGATATATTAACTAAGGCAAAAGTGATCAGTCCCACCTTTGATAAATTATATATCGAGGCAAAACAAAGTATAGATGTTGGCCAGGATGGTTACGAGGTTCGTGCGGCGACTTCGGCAGACTTATTATTGTTAAGCCTTAATGTTTCGCAAATAGGCAAGCAGGTTTCCACAACACACGGAGCACAGTATTATGGCTTATCGCCCTATGCCCCTATCGAAAACAAGTGGATACTTGATGTTAACGAAAAAACTATCGCATCTGATTACATTACCGCTTATAACACCTCTATCCGCACGTTGGCATCAACCAAGGCGCTTGCGCTATTTGATGCCTACGCCTTTTTTAATGACGTTAAAAAAGGCACTACTGTTCAAGGCATCTCTGTTTCATCAAATTATTTAACCGGCGGGTTGTTTTCATTAGATGGTGTGCATTTAAGCCCGCGCGGCAACGCCATTTTGGCCAATATGTATGTTGCGGTTACCAACGCAAAGTATGGCACCACTTTAAAAGAAGCCAAACTATCTGATTACAGCGCAAACTGA
- a CDS encoding NAD(P)H-quinone oxidoreductase: MKAVIITRPGDPSVLQVQERPEPAYADNEVLIKVMAAGVNRPDVFQRKGNYPPPAGAPQDIPGLEIAGVVVAIGATVTHLMVGDKVCALVAGGGYAEYCNAPEEQCLPIPENLSFTEAASLPETFFTVWSNVFDRAGLKDGETLLVHGGSSGIGVAAIQMAKALGHTVYVTAGSADKCRFCEALGAAKAINYKTENFADVINDITAGKGVDVILDMIGGDYTTGNIKSLAVEGRLVLINAMNGSNVQIDLAQVMRKRLVITGSMLRSREVEFKGAIAHKLKAIIWPLLASGKIKPIINAVFPASEAEKAHQLMESSGHIGKIVLDFDYQFAL, from the coding sequence ATGAAAGCAGTTATTATAACCCGGCCCGGCGATCCGTCGGTTTTACAGGTACAGGAAAGGCCGGAGCCTGCTTATGCCGATAACGAAGTATTAATTAAGGTTATGGCCGCGGGTGTTAACCGCCCGGATGTTTTTCAGCGAAAGGGTAATTATCCGCCACCTGCCGGCGCGCCACAAGATATTCCTGGTTTAGAAATTGCGGGTGTTGTTGTTGCTATAGGTGCAACCGTAACCCATTTGATGGTTGGCGATAAAGTTTGCGCCCTGGTTGCAGGCGGCGGTTATGCCGAATATTGTAATGCCCCCGAAGAACAATGCCTGCCGATACCCGAGAATCTTTCATTTACAGAAGCTGCCTCGCTGCCCGAAACTTTTTTTACCGTTTGGAGCAACGTATTTGATCGTGCAGGGTTAAAGGATGGCGAAACATTACTGGTTCATGGCGGTTCAAGCGGTATTGGCGTTGCCGCTATACAAATGGCCAAAGCGCTGGGGCATACTGTTTATGTAACTGCCGGATCAGCAGATAAATGCCGCTTTTGCGAGGCTTTGGGTGCGGCAAAAGCAATTAACTATAAAACAGAAAACTTTGCCGATGTTATTAATGATATAACCGCCGGCAAAGGCGTTGATGTGATACTGGATATGATAGGTGGCGACTATACCACAGGCAATATTAAATCGCTGGCGGTTGAAGGGCGGCTGGTGCTTATTAACGCCATGAATGGCAGCAATGTGCAAATTGACCTTGCCCAGGTGATGCGAAAACGGCTCGTAATTACCGGCTCGATGCTGCGCTCACGCGAGGTAGAGTTTAAGGGGGCTATTGCCCACAAGTTAAAAGCCATTATTTGGCCGTTGCTGGCATCGGGCAAAATTAAGCCTATTATAAACGCTGTTTTCCCTGCCTCTGAAGCCGAAAAAGCCCACCAACTTATGGAAAGCAGTGGGCATATTGGAAAAATAGTGCTTGATTTTGACTATCAGTTTGCGCTGTAA